The proteins below come from a single Necator americanus strain Aroian chromosome V, whole genome shotgun sequence genomic window:
- a CDS encoding hypothetical protein (NECATOR_CHRV.G18608.T1) encodes MIINNYELGREGAPNTDPQTSLGVTIIPMLSMISPTLAEQSPNVACVKRKINMSPPNGSFQLCFESLCQIFNEDTKSLTCTLPISSHQVEIGLTMLRNHSIEKLGTARNQPGFCDHL; translated from the coding sequence ATGATTATCAACAATTACGAACTAGGACGGGAGGGCGCTCCCAACACAGATCCGCAAACATCTCTTGGAGTAACTATTATTCCTATGTTGTCAATGATATCTCCAACATTGGCTGAACAAAGCCCCAACGTAGCCTGTGTGAAACGAAAGATCAACATGTCACCTCCGAACGGTTCCTTCCAGCTATGTTTCGAATCCCTGTGTCAAATCTTTAATGAGGACACAAAGAGCCTAACATGCACATTACCGATATCTTCCCATCAAGTAGAGATTGGACTTACAATGCTACGCAACCACAGCATAGAGAAACTGGGGACAGCACGCAATCAACCAGGCTTTTGCGATCATCTCTAA